Proteins encoded in a region of the Streptomyces sp. NBC_01298 genome:
- the lspA gene encoding signal peptidase II encodes MAEAERIIGTPEVGEDGTQPESAAPKGRRRIVALLVVALLAYLVDLGSKMLVVAKLEHQPSIQVIGDLLKFDAIRNPGAAFGFGEAFTIIFTCIAATVIVVIVRLARKLYSLPWAIALGLLLGGALGNLTDRIFRSPGVFRGAVVDFIAPAHFAVFNLADSAIVCGGILIVLLSFKGLDPDGTVHKD; translated from the coding sequence GTGGCAGAGGCGGAGCGCATCATCGGTACGCCGGAGGTCGGGGAAGACGGCACCCAGCCCGAATCCGCCGCGCCCAAGGGGCGGCGGCGGATCGTCGCGCTGCTCGTCGTGGCGCTTCTCGCCTACCTGGTCGACCTGGGCAGCAAGATGCTGGTCGTCGCGAAGCTGGAGCACCAGCCGTCGATCCAGGTCATCGGAGACCTGCTGAAGTTCGACGCGATCCGCAACCCCGGAGCCGCCTTCGGCTTCGGCGAGGCCTTCACGATCATCTTCACCTGCATCGCCGCCACCGTCATCGTGGTGATCGTGCGGCTCGCGCGGAAGCTGTACAGCCTGCCCTGGGCGATCGCGCTGGGCCTGCTGCTGGGCGGGGCGCTGGGCAACCTGACCGACCGGATCTTCCGCTCGCCGGGCGTCTTCCGCGGAGCGGTGGTCGACTTCATCGCGCCCGCCCACTTCGCGGTCTTCAACCTCGCGGACTCGGCGATCGTGTGCGGCGGGATCCTGATCGTGCTGCTGTCCTTCAAGGGCCTGGACCCGGACGGCACCGTCCACAAGGACTGA
- a CDS encoding SDR family NAD(P)-dependent oxidoreductase, with translation MTTHVPTHVHTHVHTPEPTPEPTPTLALTPARTPADWSGRTVLVTGAEGFIGSTLVDLLVARGAKVRAFVHYKPYAEKGHLARYLADPGGPVEMWAGDVRDAGRVSDAVAGCDTVFHLAALIGIPYSYASPGAYVQTNVTGTENMAEACRRHGVRRLVHTSTSEVYGTALTAPISESHPLQPQSPYSASKIGSDMMALSFHHAFELPVTVVRPFNTYGPRQSARAVIPTILAQLHSGAREVRLGSLTPTRDFTYVTDTAAGFLAVAECDRALGEVVNLGTGEEISIGDLARALITASGRDAEVVVDPARLRPAGSEVQRLLSDNTRARDWAGWKPEVSLQEGLTRTSEWIAAHLHLFAPDRYQV, from the coding sequence ATGACCACGCACGTCCCCACGCACGTCCACACGCACGTCCACACGCCCGAGCCCACGCCCGAGCCCACCCCCACGCTCGCCCTCACCCCGGCGCGCACCCCCGCCGACTGGAGCGGCCGTACGGTCCTGGTCACCGGCGCCGAGGGGTTCATCGGCTCCACGCTCGTCGACCTGCTGGTCGCGCGGGGCGCGAAGGTGCGCGCCTTCGTGCACTACAAGCCGTACGCCGAGAAGGGCCACCTGGCCCGGTACCTGGCCGACCCGGGCGGCCCGGTGGAGATGTGGGCCGGCGACGTCCGCGACGCGGGCCGGGTCAGCGACGCGGTGGCCGGCTGCGACACGGTCTTCCACCTGGCGGCGCTGATCGGGATCCCGTACAGCTACGCCTCGCCCGGCGCGTACGTCCAGACCAACGTCACCGGTACCGAGAACATGGCCGAGGCCTGCCGCCGCCACGGCGTGCGCCGGCTCGTCCACACCTCCACCAGCGAGGTCTACGGCACGGCCCTGACGGCCCCGATCTCCGAGAGCCACCCGCTCCAGCCGCAGTCCCCGTACTCCGCGTCGAAGATCGGCTCGGACATGATGGCGCTCTCCTTCCACCACGCCTTCGAGCTGCCGGTGACGGTGGTCCGGCCGTTCAACACCTACGGCCCCCGCCAGTCGGCCCGCGCGGTCATCCCCACCATCCTGGCCCAGCTCCACTCGGGCGCCCGCGAGGTCCGCCTCGGCTCCCTGACGCCCACCCGGGACTTCACCTACGTCACCGACACCGCCGCGGGCTTCCTCGCCGTCGCGGAATGCGACCGGGCCCTGGGCGAGGTGGTCAACCTCGGCACCGGGGAGGAGATCTCCATCGGCGACCTGGCCCGCGCCCTGATCACGGCCTCGGGCCGGGACGCGGAGGTGGTCGTCGACCCGGCCCGGCTGCGTCCCGCGGGCAGCGAGGTGCAGCGCCTGCTGTCGGACAACACCCGGGCCCGCGACTGGGCCGGCTGGAAGCCCGAGGTCTCCCTCCAGGAGGGCCTGACCCGCACCTCGGAGTGGATAGCCGCCCACCTCCACCTCTTCGCCCCGGACCGCTACCAGGTCTGA
- a CDS encoding Na+/H+ antiporter, with the protein MDQLLLLFVLLLGAVVTVPLGDRLGLPSPVLMTLGGVVLALVPVVPNVDIPPEYILPLVLPPLLYASVQRTSWRQFAANVRPILLLAVALVFVTTVAVAWTAHALVPGLSIAAAVALGALVAPPDPVAATAVAGSLGLPRRMVSILEGEGLFNDVTAIVLYHVAIAAAVSGSFSWPEALGEFVLSAVVAVAVGLGLGWATNRLMGRLGDATLQIGLTLLVPFVAYVLAEEFSGSGVLAVLTTALFLAEYATDADDVLGRLAGHTFWEVVDMLVTGVAFGLIGLELHHVFGSAQGRGWEMAGWGAAVVAVVVGVRLVWLLPAGWLAKRLHSRRDYEEEIPLSWRESVVMWWAGMRGVASVALALAIPFKTDAGDPFPARQEIVFIAFAVIMSTLVVQGLTLPWLVRRLGVEADTDAEADIARALAIRAAKAAKRRLKEIEEVEDLPEDLVEVLYRRAYDVGARISPDMVDEERREAYAKRVERIRDVQRIQREMMSAARHEVLAARSEPGADPEIVDRVLRHLDVRSLRNP; encoded by the coding sequence GTGGATCAGCTCCTGCTGTTGTTCGTGTTGTTGCTCGGGGCCGTGGTGACGGTGCCGCTCGGGGACCGGTTGGGGCTGCCCTCGCCGGTGTTGATGACGCTCGGCGGGGTGGTGCTCGCCCTGGTGCCCGTGGTGCCCAATGTCGACATCCCGCCCGAGTACATCCTGCCGCTCGTACTGCCCCCGCTGCTGTACGCCTCCGTGCAGCGGACCTCCTGGCGGCAGTTCGCCGCCAACGTACGGCCCATCCTGCTGCTGGCCGTCGCCCTCGTCTTCGTGACCACGGTGGCCGTCGCCTGGACCGCGCACGCCCTCGTGCCGGGGCTCTCGATCGCCGCGGCCGTCGCGCTCGGGGCGCTCGTGGCCCCGCCCGACCCCGTCGCCGCCACCGCCGTGGCCGGGTCGCTCGGGCTGCCCCGGCGCATGGTGTCGATCCTGGAGGGCGAGGGGCTCTTCAACGACGTCACCGCCATCGTGCTCTACCACGTGGCCATCGCCGCCGCCGTCAGCGGCAGCTTCTCCTGGCCCGAGGCGCTCGGGGAGTTCGTGCTGTCGGCCGTCGTGGCCGTCGCGGTGGGGCTCGGGCTCGGCTGGGCCACCAACCGGCTCATGGGGCGGCTCGGCGATGCCACGCTCCAGATCGGGCTGACCCTGCTCGTGCCGTTCGTGGCGTACGTACTGGCCGAGGAGTTCTCGGGCTCCGGCGTGCTGGCCGTACTCACCACGGCGCTGTTCCTCGCCGAGTACGCGACCGACGCCGACGACGTGCTGGGCCGGCTCGCCGGGCACACGTTCTGGGAGGTCGTCGACATGCTGGTCACCGGTGTGGCCTTCGGGCTCATCGGGCTGGAGCTGCATCACGTGTTCGGGTCGGCCCAGGGGCGGGGCTGGGAGATGGCCGGGTGGGGGGCGGCCGTGGTCGCGGTGGTGGTCGGCGTACGGCTGGTGTGGCTGCTGCCGGCCGGCTGGCTCGCGAAACGGCTCCACTCGCGGCGCGACTACGAGGAGGAGATCCCGCTGAGCTGGCGGGAGTCCGTGGTGATGTGGTGGGCGGGCATGCGGGGCGTGGCCTCGGTGGCGCTCGCGCTCGCCATTCCCTTCAAGACCGACGCGGGCGATCCCTTCCCGGCCCGGCAGGAGATCGTCTTCATCGCCTTCGCCGTGATCATGAGCACCCTGGTGGTCCAGGGGCTGACCCTGCCGTGGCTGGTCCGCCGGCTCGGCGTGGAGGCCGACACGGACGCGGAGGCGGACATCGCCCGCGCGCTCGCGATCCGCGCCGCCAAGGCCGCGAAGCGGCGGCTGAAGGAGATCGAGGAAGTGGAGGACCTGCCCGAGGACCTGGTGGAGGTGCTCTACCGCAGGGCGTACGACGTGGGCGCCAGGATCAGCCCGGACATGGTGGACGAGGAGCGGCGGGAGGCGTACGCGAAGCGGGTGGAGCGGATCCGCGACGTGCAGCGCATCCAGCGGGAGATGATGTCCGCCGCCCGGCACGAGGTGCTGGCCGCGCGCAGCGAACCGGGCGCCGATCCGGAGATCGTCGACCGGGTGCTCCGGCACCTGGACGTCCGCAGCCTGCGCAATCCGTAG
- a CDS encoding TraR/DksA family transcriptional regulator: MVAKKTAGSTAKKAVGKAAEEPAQEPVTEVTAPDPEAGPVEGAAAGKKAAATKKAATKKTVAKTTVVKKTAATKTAATKTAAKKAAAKTAGAEGAAQAAHETGARKVVAKKSTGTARKTATAATSGLPKARGTAGLAPGELAVRPGEDPWTPDEVADARAELESEVLRLRAELQASDAAISGLMRDSGDGAGDDQADTGTKNITRESELALAANANSMLEQTERALERLESGTYGLCENCGQPIGKARMQAFPRATLCVDCKQKQERRH; the protein is encoded by the coding sequence ATGGTGGCGAAGAAGACCGCCGGGAGTACTGCCAAGAAGGCTGTCGGGAAGGCTGCGGAGGAGCCGGCGCAGGAGCCGGTGACGGAGGTGACGGCCCCGGATCCGGAGGCCGGACCGGTGGAAGGTGCTGCCGCCGGGAAGAAGGCGGCCGCCACGAAGAAGGCCGCCACGAAGAAGACGGTCGCGAAGACGACGGTCGTGAAGAAGACGGCCGCGACCAAGACGGCCGCGACCAAGACGGCCGCGAAGAAGGCCGCGGCCAAGACGGCCGGGGCCGAGGGGGCGGCGCAGGCCGCGCACGAGACGGGAGCCCGGAAAGTGGTTGCCAAGAAGAGCACCGGCACGGCCAGGAAGACGGCCACGGCCGCGACCAGCGGGCTGCCGAAGGCGCGGGGCACCGCGGGCCTGGCCCCCGGCGAGCTCGCCGTACGGCCCGGCGAGGACCCCTGGACCCCGGACGAGGTCGCCGACGCGCGGGCCGAGCTGGAGAGCGAGGTGCTGCGGCTGCGCGCCGAGCTCCAGGCCTCCGACGCGGCCATCTCCGGGCTGATGAGGGACTCCGGCGACGGCGCCGGCGACGACCAGGCCGACACCGGGACCAAGAACATCACCCGGGAGTCCGAGCTCGCCCTCGCCGCGAACGCCAATTCGATGCTGGAGCAGACCGAGCGCGCGCTGGAACGGCTGGAGTCGGGCACGTACGGCCTCTGCGAGAACTGCGGACAGCCTATCGGCAAGGCGCGGATGCAGGCCTTCCCGCGGGCCACGCTGTGCGTGGACTGCAAGCAGAAGCAGGAGCGGCGGCACTGA
- a CDS encoding RluA family pseudouridine synthase, which produces MSTIPEIRTLPVPDGLEGERVDAAIARMFGFSRTKAAELAAAGKVLVDGSVVGKSERVHGGAWLEVEMPEPPRKVELVAEPVPGMEIVHDDDDIVVIMKPVGVAAHPSPGWTGTTVIGGLAAAGYRISTSGASERQGIVHRLDVGTSGLMAVAKSERAYTSLKNQFRERIVDKRYHALVQGHPDPMSGTIDAPIGRHPTADYKWAVTQEGKPSVTHYDLIEAFRAASLLDIKLETGRTHQIRVHMAAHKHPCVGDLTYGADPTVAKRLGLTRQWLHAVRLGFEHPSDGQWVEFASTYPADLQNALDVIRKESE; this is translated from the coding sequence GTGAGTACGATTCCCGAGATCCGCACCCTGCCCGTACCCGATGGCCTCGAGGGCGAGCGCGTCGACGCCGCGATCGCCCGTATGTTCGGTTTTTCCCGGACGAAGGCGGCCGAACTCGCGGCCGCGGGAAAGGTGCTGGTCGACGGCAGTGTCGTCGGGAAGTCCGAGCGTGTGCACGGTGGCGCCTGGCTCGAAGTCGAGATGCCCGAACCGCCGCGGAAGGTCGAGCTCGTCGCCGAGCCCGTTCCCGGCATGGAGATCGTCCATGACGACGACGACATCGTCGTCATCATGAAGCCGGTCGGCGTCGCCGCGCACCCCAGCCCCGGCTGGACCGGCACCACCGTCATCGGCGGCCTCGCCGCCGCCGGGTACCGCATCTCCACCTCCGGTGCCTCCGAGCGCCAGGGCATCGTGCACCGGCTCGACGTCGGCACCTCCGGCCTGATGGCCGTCGCGAAGTCCGAGCGCGCGTACACCTCGCTGAAGAACCAGTTCCGCGAGCGGATCGTCGACAAGCGCTACCACGCGCTGGTGCAGGGCCACCCGGACCCGATGAGCGGCACGATCGACGCGCCGATCGGGCGCCACCCCACCGCCGACTACAAGTGGGCCGTGACCCAGGAGGGCAAGCCCTCCGTCACCCACTACGACCTGATCGAGGCCTTCCGCGCCGCCTCGCTGCTGGACATCAAGCTGGAGACCGGCCGCACGCACCAGATCCGCGTGCACATGGCCGCGCACAAGCACCCCTGCGTCGGCGACCTGACCTACGGCGCCGACCCGACCGTCGCCAAGCGCCTCGGGCTCACCCGGCAGTGGCTGCACGCGGTGCGGCTCGGGTTCGAGCACCCCTCGGACGGGCAGTGGGTCGAGTTCGCGAGCACCTACCCGGCGGACCTGCAGAACGCGCTGGACGTGATCCGCAAGGAGAGCGAGTGA
- a CDS encoding DUF4328 domain-containing protein, with protein MLLSLEAGVGLLSAGSGIYARQLMEDLIADPGSVAEDRLDWVDNFQMVLASGWNLLGLALAVVFLIWFHRVRLNGQAFRPDGFSQSVGWAIGGWFVPIANFVLPYRVALETWEASVQNAPDGSFRRISASPVTAWWVLYSFSWVLRIYVRLQNQPETAEEFSEYFALGAAADLSTAAAAVLAVLFVRKLTVLQEVRVVHGPNATA; from the coding sequence GTGCTTCTGTCCCTCGAAGCCGGGGTCGGGCTCCTGTCGGCCGGGTCCGGCATTTACGCCCGGCAGCTGATGGAGGACCTGATCGCCGATCCCGGGAGCGTCGCGGAGGACCGCCTCGACTGGGTCGACAACTTCCAGATGGTGCTCGCGTCCGGGTGGAACCTCCTCGGGCTGGCGCTGGCCGTGGTCTTCCTCATCTGGTTCCACCGGGTCCGCCTCAACGGCCAGGCGTTCCGCCCCGACGGCTTCAGCCAGAGCGTCGGCTGGGCCATCGGCGGCTGGTTCGTCCCGATCGCGAACTTCGTGCTCCCGTACCGGGTGGCGCTGGAGACCTGGGAGGCCAGCGTCCAGAACGCGCCCGACGGCTCCTTCCGCCGGATCTCGGCTTCCCCGGTGACCGCGTGGTGGGTGCTGTACTCCTTCAGCTGGGTGCTCAGGATCTACGTCCGACTTCAGAACCAGCCGGAGACGGCCGAGGAGTTCAGCGAGTACTTCGCCCTCGGTGCGGCGGCGGACCTGAGCACCGCGGCGGCCGCCGTGCTCGCCGTTCTCTTCGTGCGCAAGCTGACCGTGCTCCAGGAGGTCAGGGTCGTGCACGGGCCGAACGCCACCGCCTGA
- a CDS encoding GNAT family N-acetyltransferase, which produces MTAGGGAGGVAVRVVVTDEDLKACFAVRTEVFVVEQSVPESIEYDAYDEIAVHVLAEGPDGMPLGTGRLLYGPRALGKTGSPEVGSLGRLAVTKSARGLGVGVLLVRAIEAEAVRLGLAAVDLGAQTHAMGFYERLGYVAYGPEFQDAGIPHRSMRRALP; this is translated from the coding sequence GTGACCGCGGGCGGTGGCGCCGGCGGCGTCGCCGTACGGGTCGTCGTCACGGACGAGGACCTGAAGGCCTGCTTCGCCGTGCGGACCGAGGTGTTCGTGGTCGAGCAGTCGGTGCCGGAGTCGATCGAGTACGACGCGTACGACGAGATCGCGGTGCACGTGCTGGCCGAGGGGCCGGACGGGATGCCGCTGGGCACCGGCCGGCTGCTGTACGGGCCGCGGGCCCTGGGCAAGACGGGCTCCCCGGAGGTCGGCTCGCTCGGACGGCTGGCCGTGACCAAGTCCGCGCGCGGGCTGGGGGTCGGGGTCCTGTTGGTCAGGGCGATCGAGGCCGAGGCGGTTCGCCTGGGGCTTGCGGCCGTTGATCTGGGCGCGCAGACCCATGCGATGGGGTTCTACGAGCGGCTCGGGTACGTGGCCTACGGGCCGGAGTTCCAGGACGCGGGGATTCCGCACCGGTCCATGCGGCGCGCCCTGCCGTAG
- the ileS gene encoding isoleucine--tRNA ligase, translating to MTTPPQYRPVPAQVDLPALEHAVLDFWRESKTFAKTLEQSEGRPEWVFYEGPPTANGMPGAHHIEARVFKDVFPRFRTMRGYHVARKAGWDCHGLPVELAVEKELGFNGKKDIEAYGIAEFNAKCRESVTRHTDAFTELTNRMGYWVDLDDAYRTMDPEYVESVWWSLKEIFNKGLLTQDHRVAPWCPRCGTGLSDHELAQGYETVVDPSVYVRFPLTSGPLAGEAALLVWTTTPWTLVSNTAVAAHPDVAYVVATNGEEKVVVAAPLLEKSLGEGWEATGESFTGKEMERWTYQRPFDLVEFPAPAHYVVNAEYVTTEDGTGLVHQSPAFGADDLAVCRAYGLPVVNPVRPDGTFEEEVPLVGGVFFKKADEKLTADLDARGLLFKHIAYEHSYPHCWRCHTALLYYAQPSWYVRTTAVKDAMLRENEKTNWFPDSVKQGRFGDWLNNNIDWALSRNRYWGTPLPIWRCEENHLTCVGSLSELSELTGTDQSNLDPHRPYIDEVTFPCTAEGCELTSVRVPEVIDAWYDSGSMPFAQWGYPHKNKEIFEKRYPAQFISEAIDQTRGWFYTLMAVGTLVFDKSSYENVVCLGHILAEDGRKMSKHLGNTLEPIQLMDTHGADAVRWFMAAGGSPWAARRVGHGTIQEVVRKTLLTYWNTVAFQALYARTSNWAPSASDPAPADRPVLDRWLLSELHTLTTEVTEAMESYDTQRAGKLLSSFVDDLSNWYVRRSRRRFWQGDAAALRTLHEVVETVTRLLAPLTPFITERVWQDMVVPVTPDAPESVHLTTWPVPDASAIDPELSRQMLLVRRLVELGRATRAESGVKTRQPLSRALVAVSGFETLSPELHSQITEELNVSSLASLSEVGGSLVDTTAKANFRALGKRFGKGVQDVAKAVAAADAAALSLALRAGEASVEVNGETVALTPEEVIITETPREGWSVASDSGATVALDLEITPELRLAGLARDAIRLIQEARKNSGLDVADRIALRWSSSDPELVTALTDHATLIADEVLATDYASGEADASYGDPFEDEPLGLTFRLRKA from the coding sequence ATGACCACACCGCCGCAGTACCGCCCGGTACCCGCCCAGGTCGACCTGCCTGCCCTCGAGCACGCGGTCCTCGACTTCTGGCGCGAGAGCAAGACCTTCGCCAAGACCCTGGAGCAGTCCGAGGGACGCCCCGAGTGGGTCTTCTACGAGGGCCCGCCCACCGCGAACGGCATGCCCGGCGCGCACCACATCGAGGCCCGCGTCTTCAAGGACGTCTTCCCCCGGTTCCGCACCATGCGCGGCTACCACGTGGCCCGCAAGGCCGGCTGGGACTGCCACGGCCTGCCCGTCGAGCTCGCCGTCGAGAAGGAACTGGGCTTCAACGGCAAGAAGGACATCGAGGCGTACGGCATCGCCGAGTTCAACGCCAAGTGCCGCGAGTCGGTGACCCGCCACACCGACGCCTTCACCGAGCTCACGAACCGGATGGGCTACTGGGTCGACCTGGACGACGCCTACCGCACCATGGACCCCGAGTACGTCGAGTCCGTGTGGTGGTCGCTGAAGGAGATCTTCAACAAGGGCCTGCTCACCCAGGACCACCGCGTGGCCCCCTGGTGCCCCCGCTGCGGCACCGGCCTCTCGGACCACGAGCTGGCCCAGGGCTACGAGACGGTCGTCGACCCCTCGGTCTACGTCCGCTTCCCGCTGACCTCCGGCCCCCTCGCGGGCGAGGCGGCGCTCCTGGTCTGGACGACCACCCCCTGGACCCTGGTGTCCAACACCGCGGTGGCCGCGCACCCGGACGTCGCCTACGTCGTCGCCACCAATGGCGAGGAGAAGGTGGTCGTCGCCGCGCCGCTGCTGGAGAAGTCCCTCGGCGAGGGCTGGGAGGCCACCGGCGAGTCCTTCACGGGCAAGGAGATGGAGCGCTGGACGTACCAGCGCCCCTTCGACCTGGTCGAGTTCCCCGCCCCCGCCCACTACGTCGTGAACGCCGAGTACGTCACGACCGAGGACGGCACCGGTCTGGTCCACCAGTCCCCCGCCTTCGGCGCCGACGACCTCGCGGTCTGCCGCGCGTACGGCCTGCCGGTCGTGAACCCGGTCCGCCCCGACGGCACCTTCGAGGAGGAGGTTCCGCTCGTCGGCGGCGTCTTCTTCAAGAAGGCCGACGAGAAGCTGACCGCCGACCTCGACGCGCGCGGCCTGCTCTTCAAGCACATCGCCTACGAGCACAGCTACCCGCACTGCTGGCGCTGCCACACCGCCCTGCTCTACTACGCGCAGCCGTCCTGGTACGTCCGCACCACCGCCGTCAAGGACGCGATGCTGCGGGAGAACGAGAAGACCAACTGGTTCCCGGACTCCGTCAAGCAGGGCCGCTTCGGCGACTGGCTGAACAACAACATCGACTGGGCGCTGTCCCGCAACCGCTACTGGGGCACCCCGCTGCCCATCTGGCGCTGCGAGGAGAACCACCTCACCTGCGTCGGTTCCCTGTCCGAGCTGAGCGAGCTGACGGGCACGGACCAGTCGAACCTGGACCCGCACCGCCCGTACATCGACGAGGTCACCTTCCCCTGCACGGCCGAGGGCTGCGAGCTCACCTCCGTCCGCGTGCCCGAGGTCATCGACGCCTGGTACGACTCGGGTTCGATGCCGTTCGCGCAGTGGGGCTACCCGCACAAGAACAAGGAGATCTTCGAGAAGCGCTACCCGGCGCAGTTCATCTCGGAGGCCATCGACCAGACGCGCGGGTGGTTCTACACGCTGATGGCGGTCGGCACCCTCGTCTTCGACAAGTCCTCCTACGAGAACGTGGTCTGCCTGGGCCACATCCTCGCCGAGGACGGCCGCAAGATGTCCAAGCACCTGGGCAACACCCTCGAACCGATCCAGCTGATGGACACTCACGGCGCGGACGCCGTGCGCTGGTTCATGGCGGCCGGCGGCTCCCCGTGGGCGGCGCGCCGCGTCGGCCACGGCACCATCCAGGAGGTCGTCCGCAAGACGCTCCTTACGTACTGGAACACGGTCGCCTTCCAGGCCCTGTACGCCCGCACGTCGAACTGGGCCCCCTCGGCCTCCGACCCGGCGCCCGCGGACCGCCCGGTCCTGGACCGCTGGCTGCTCTCGGAGCTGCACACCCTCACGACCGAGGTCACCGAGGCGATGGAGTCGTACGACACCCAGCGCGCCGGCAAGCTGCTCTCCTCCTTCGTGGACGACCTCTCCAACTGGTACGTGCGCCGCTCGCGGCGCCGCTTCTGGCAGGGCGACGCGGCCGCGCTGCGCACCCTGCACGAGGTGGTGGAGACGGTCACCCGCCTCCTCGCCCCCCTCACCCCCTTCATCACGGAGCGGGTCTGGCAGGACATGGTCGTCCCGGTCACCCCGGACGCCCCGGAGTCGGTGCACCTGACCACGTGGCCGGTCCCGGACGCCTCGGCGATCGACCCGGAGCTGTCCCGGCAGATGCTGCTGGTACGCCGCCTCGTGGAGCTGGGCCGCGCGACGCGCGCCGAGTCGGGCGTGAAGACCCGCCAGCCGCTGTCCCGCGCGCTGGTCGCCGTATCGGGCTTCGAGACGCTCTCCCCCGAGCTGCACTCGCAGATCACGGAGGAGCTGAACGTCTCCTCGCTGGCCTCCCTCTCGGAGGTCGGCGGATCCCTGGTCGACACCACGGCCAAGGCGAACTTCCGTGCGCTGGGCAAGCGGTTCGGCAAGGGCGTGCAGGACGTGGCGAAGGCGGTGGCCGCGGCCGACGCCGCGGCGCTGTCGCTGGCCCTGCGCGCCGGGGAGGCCTCGGTGGAGGTGAACGGCGAGACCGTCGCCCTCACCCCCGAGGAGGTCATCATCACGGAGACCCCGCGCGAGGGCTGGTCGGTGGCCTCCGACTCCGGCGCGACGGTCGCCCTGGACCTGGAGATCACCCCGGAGCTCCGGCTGGCGGGCCTGGCCCGTGACGCGATCCGCCTGATCCAGGAGGCCCGGAAGAACTCCGGCCTGGACGTCGCGGACCGGATCGCCCTGCGCTGGTCCTCGTCGGACCCGGAGCTGGTGACGGCCCTGACCGACCACGCGACGCTGATCGCGGACGAGGTCCTGGCCACGGACTACGCCTCCGGCGAGGCGGACGCGTCGTACGGCGACCCGTTCGAGGACGAGCCCCTCGGCCTGACCTTCCGCCTCCGCAAGGCGTAG